In Callospermophilus lateralis isolate mCalLat2 chromosome 4, mCalLat2.hap1, whole genome shotgun sequence, one genomic interval encodes:
- the Capza3 gene encoding F-actin-capping protein subunit alpha-3, which yields MSLSVLSRKEKEKVIRRLLIQAPPGEFVNAFDDLCLLIRDEKLMHHQGECAGHQHCQKYSVPLSIDGNPVLLSHHNVMGDYRFFDCQSKLSFKFDLLQNQLRDIQSHGIIRNETEYLRTVVLCALKLYVNDHFPTGNCNVLRKTIKNKEFLIACIEDHNYETGDCWNGLWKSKWIFQVNPFLTQVTGRIFLQAHFFRCVNLHVKISKDLKESLEVVNQAQLALSFARLVEEQENRFQASVLDELQELSNEALRKIIRRDLPVTRTLIDWQRILSDLNLVMYPKLGYVIYSRSVLCNWII from the coding sequence ATGTCACTTAGCGTTCTAagtaggaaagagaaagaaaaagtaattCGCAGACTATTAATACAGGCACCTCCAGGGGAATTTGTAAATgcctttgatgatctctgtctgCTTATACGTGATGAAAAACTCATGCACCATCAAGGTGAGTGTGCAGGCCACCAACATTGCCAAAAATATTCTGTTCCACTCAGCATCGATGGAAATCCAGTACTCTTATCTCACCACAATGTAATGGGTGACTACCGATTTTTTGACTGTCAAAGCAAACTTTCTTTCAAATTTGACCTGCTTCAAAATCAGTTGAGAGACATCCAAAGTCACGGTATTATTCGGAATGAGACTGAATATCTGAGAACTGTTGTTCTGTGTGCCTTAAAACTCTACGTTAATGACCACTTTCCAACAGGAAACTGCAATGTGCTGAGAAAAACTATCAAAAATAAGGAGTTCTTGATAGCTTGCATCGAGGATCACAATTATGAAACAGGAGACTGCTGGAATGGCCTTTGGAAATCTAAATGGATTTTCCAAGTGAATCCATTTCTAACCCAAGTCACAGGAAGAATTTTCCTGCAAGCTCACTTCTTCAGGTGTGTCAACCTTCATGTCAAAATATCTAAGGACCTGAAAGAAAGCTTGGAAGTAGTTAACCAAGCTCAATTGGCTCTAAGTTTTGCAAGACTTGTGGAAGAGCAAGAGAATAGATTTCAAGCTTCCGTCTTAGACGAATTACAGGAGTTATCCAATGAAGCCCTGAGAAAAATTATACGAAGGGATCTTCCAGTGACCCGCACTCTCATTGACTGGCAGAGGATACTCTCTGACTTGAATCTGGTGATGTATCCTAAGTTAGGATATGTCATTTATTCAAGAAGTGTGTTGTGCAACTGGATAATATAA